The Halogranum gelatinilyticum genome contains a region encoding:
- the pheA gene encoding prephenate dehydratase encodes MKAVTLGPAGTYSHRAARAVADDVEFRESVTAIVDAVADGDYARGVVPIENSIEGSVTETLDALSNREVAVTQEIVTPIRHALLAQSGNFETVASHSQALAQCRSYLEAEYPDVSLEAVASTARGVERARNDPTVAGIGHPDNAGDDLQIIAEDIQDRKSNATRFFVVAPMSERSDAGGKSSVVVYPNANYPGLLLELLEAFAERDINLSRIESRPSGDRLGDYLFHLDFEAGLYEDRAQEALEDVEEIARKGWVRRLGSYDTRHVLY; translated from the coding sequence ATGAAAGCCGTCACCCTCGGTCCCGCTGGCACGTACTCCCATCGCGCCGCCCGCGCCGTCGCCGACGACGTGGAGTTCCGCGAGTCGGTCACCGCCATCGTCGACGCCGTCGCCGACGGCGACTACGCCCGCGGGGTCGTCCCCATCGAGAACAGCATCGAGGGCAGCGTTACCGAGACGCTCGACGCCCTCTCGAACCGGGAAGTGGCCGTCACGCAGGAGATCGTCACGCCCATCCGCCACGCGCTGCTCGCTCAGAGCGGCAACTTCGAGACCGTCGCCAGCCACTCCCAGGCACTCGCGCAGTGTCGCAGCTACCTCGAAGCCGAGTATCCCGACGTGTCGCTCGAAGCCGTCGCCAGCACGGCCCGCGGTGTCGAGCGCGCCCGCAACGACCCGACCGTCGCGGGCATCGGCCACCCCGACAACGCGGGCGACGACCTCCAAATCATCGCCGAGGACATCCAGGACCGCAAGTCGAACGCGACGCGCTTCTTCGTCGTCGCGCCCATGAGCGAACGCTCGGACGCGGGCGGCAAATCGTCGGTCGTCGTCTACCCGAACGCCAACTATCCCGGCCTCCTGCTCGAACTGCTCGAAGCCTTCGCCGAGCGCGACATCAACCTCTCGCGCATCGAGTCGCGGCCGAGCGGCGACCGCCTCGGTGACTATCTCTTCCATCTGGACTTCGAGGCCGGACTGTACGAGGACCGCGCACAGGAAGCGCTCGAAGACGTCGAAGAGATCGCTCGCAAGGGCTGGGTCCGTCGGCTCGGCTCCTACGACACCCGCCACGTGCTGTACTGA
- a CDS encoding Hsp20/alpha crystallin family protein: MPDRSNPFKDIEELFDRMSHGFEPRGLALHEVAVDVSETDDELVVTADLPGYDKEDIDVAVEGDRLTITADHEETTEEGDDVGEVDEGDEGDEADDDVHYHRRERTRRTVSRSLHLPTAVDETAASATYRNGVLTVTLPKPAAGDEGYDIDVQ, translated from the coding sequence ATGCCAGACCGCTCGAACCCGTTCAAGGATATCGAAGAGTTGTTCGACCGCATGAGCCACGGTTTCGAGCCGCGCGGGCTCGCCCTCCACGAGGTCGCCGTCGACGTGAGCGAGACGGATGACGAACTCGTCGTCACCGCGGACCTCCCCGGCTACGACAAGGAAGACATCGACGTCGCCGTCGAGGGCGACCGCCTGACGATCACCGCCGACCACGAGGAGACGACCGAAGAGGGAGACGATGTGGGCGAAGTCGACGAAGGGGACGAAGGCGATGAAGCAGACGACGACGTCCACTACCACCGCCGCGAGCGGACCCGCCGGACGGTGAGTCGGAGCCTCCACCTGCCCACCGCGGTCGACGAGACCGCTGCGAGCGCGACCTACCGGAACGGCGTCCTGACCGTCACCCTCCCCAAGCCAGCGGCTGGCGACGAAGGCTACGACATCGACGTCCAGTAA
- the hsp14 gene encoding archaeal heat shock protein Hsp14, translating to MMRRSNPFDFSELDRMFERMSRQFEDMNRQLGSWEGNVGEMVSHRGMAIDVAEHDDSLVVVADLPGFEKDDIDLTVAGQTLTIVAEREMASESGDEESEYLRRERRSESIRRSIRLPVDVDEEGASASYQNGVLTVSLPKFQADDEDDSHHIDVQ from the coding sequence ATGATGCGACGTTCCAACCCCTTTGATTTCAGTGAACTCGACCGAATGTTCGAACGCATGAGCCGCCAGTTCGAAGACATGAACCGCCAACTCGGTTCCTGGGAGGGCAACGTCGGCGAGATGGTCAGCCACCGCGGCATGGCCATCGACGTCGCCGAGCACGACGACAGCCTCGTCGTCGTCGCCGACCTGCCGGGCTTCGAGAAGGACGACATCGACCTCACAGTCGCTGGCCAGACGCTCACCATCGTCGCCGAGCGCGAGATGGCCTCCGAGTCCGGTGACGAGGAGAGCGAGTACCTCCGCCGCGAGCGACGCAGCGAGTCCATCCGACGCAGCATCCGCCTCCCCGTCGACGTCGACGAAGAGGGCGCGAGCGCGAGCTACCAGAACGGTGTCCTGACCGTCAGCCTCCCCAAGTTCCAGGCCGACGACGAGGACGACTCCCACCACATCGACGTCCAGTAA